The Lynx canadensis isolate LIC74 chromosome D1, mLynCan4.pri.v2, whole genome shotgun sequence genome has a segment encoding these proteins:
- the LOC115526117 gene encoding olfactory receptor 52A1-like: protein MSVSNITVLRPSVLTLIGIPGLETVQCWIGIPFCVMCLIAMIGNSLLLITIRSERSLHEPMYIFVGMLGVTDTLLGTRIVPKILGIFWFHVPEIYFDSCLLQMGLIHTFQGIESGILLAMALDRYVAICYPLRHSAIFTHRPVTQIAAVVTLRTALLVAPSLVLIKYRFQFYHTTIISHCYCEHMAIVKLAAENARVNEFYGLFGAFIVAGFHLTFITLSYAQIFFTVFRLPQKEGHLKAFNTCIAHICVFLQFYLLAFFSFFTHRFGAHVPPYIHILFSSLYLLVPPFLNPLVYSAKTTQIRIHLVKMLYS from the coding sequence ATGTCCGTTTCCAACATCACAGTCCTCAGGCCTTCTGTGTTGACGCTGATAGGGATCCCAGGCCTAGAGACTGTGCAGTGCTGGATTGGGATTCCATTCTGTGTCATGTGTCTCATTGCTATGATTGGAAACTCCTTGCTTCTGATCACCATCAGGTCAGAACGCAGCCTCCATGAGCCCATGTACATTTTCGTAGGCATGCTGGGAGTCACAGATACTTTACTTGGCACGAGGATTGTGCCCAAGATACTTGGAATCTTCTGGTTTCATGTACCAGAGATTTATTTTGATTCTTGCTTGCTTCAAATGGGGCTCATCCACACATTTCAGGGTATAGAGTCAGGCATCCTGTTGGCCATGGCTCTGGACCGTTATGTGGCCATCTGTTATCCACTAAGACATTCTGCCATCTTCACCCACCGCCCAGTCACCCAAATAGCAGCTGTGGTAACACTCAGGACTGCCCTTCTTGTAGCCCCATCTTTAGTACTGATAAAATACCGGTTTCAGTTTTACCATACAACCATCATCTCCCACTGCTACTGTGAGCATATGGCCATTGTGAAACTAGCTGCAGAAAATGCACGAGTCAAtgaattttatggtttgtttGGGGCATTTATAGTTGCAGGGTTCCACCTCACATTCATCACTTTGTCTTATGCACAGATCTTTTTCACAGTTTTTCGTTTGCCCCAGAAGGAGGGTCATTTGAAAGCATTCAATACGTGCATCGCTCacatctgtgtctttctccagttCTACCTCCttgccttcttctccttcttcacaCATAGGTTTGGTGCTCATGTTCCCCCTTATATCCATATCCTCTTTTCTAGCCTCTACTTGCTGGTCCCCCCGTTTCTCAATCCACTTGTGTACAGTGCCAAGACCACGCAGATCCGCATTCACCTGGTAAAGATGTTGTATTCATGA